In Oryza sativa Japonica Group chromosome 3, ASM3414082v1, one DNA window encodes the following:
- the LOC107276330 gene encoding heptahelical transmembrane protein 4, with translation MASSTVTLEKTTTIRSEAVVAADAAVDRAATLKSPLLEGKKCGDGGVAKRCCERKYELVSYDALPAFLKHNEFIIDYYRSEWPIKQALLSAFAVHNETVNVWTHLIGFFMFLALTVCAATMVPMESSATSMTMANNTGNPMVLMMMSYGSNGAAMAVQALRNVSVESELAAAALSAAGDQVARWPFYAYLCGAMFCLLMSSACHLLACHSEHASYVLLRLDYAGITGLIVTSFYPLVYYTFLCDPFFRTLYLGFITLFGAAAVAVSLMPVFEKPELRWARAGLFACMGMSGLVPIVHKMLVFGARPEAVLTTGYEMVMGAFYLAGVVVYATRVPERWMPGKFDLAGHSHQLFHVLVIAGAYAHYLAGVVYLSWRDGEAC, from the exons ATGGCTTCGTCCACGGTGACATTGGAGAAGACGACCACAATCCGTAGCGAAGCCGTTGTCGCGGCCGATGCGGCCGTGGACAGAGCAGCGACGTTGAAGTCTCCTCTCCTGGAAGGAAAGAAgtgcggcgacggtggcgttgCGAAGCGGTGCTGCGAGCGCAAGTACGAGCTCGTCAGCTACGACGCGCTCCCGGCCTTCCTCAAGCACAACGAGTTCATCATCGACTACTACCGCAGCGAGTGGCCCATCAAGCAGGCGCTCCTCAGCGCCTTCGCCGTCCACAACGAGACCGTCAACGTCTGGAC GCATCTGATCGGGTTCTTCATGTTCCTCGCGCTCACCGTGTGCGCCGCCACGATGGTTCCCATGGAATCTTCCGCGACGTCCATGACCATGGCCAACAACACCGGCAACCCAATGGTACTGATGATGATGAGCTACGGCAGCAACGGAGCGGCCATGGCAGTGCAGGCTCTGCGCAACGTGTCCGTCGAATcggagctcgcggcggcggcgttgtcggcggcgggcgaccaGGTCGCGCGTTGGCCGTTCTACGCGTACCTCTGCGGCGCCATGTTCTGCCTGCTGATGAGCAGCGCGTGCCACCTGCTGGCCTGCCACTCGGAGCACGCCAGCTACGTGCTGCTCCGCCTCGACTACGCCGGCATCACGGGCCTCATCGTCACCTCCTTCTACCCGCTCGTCTACTACACCTTCCTCTGCGACCCGTTCTTCCGCACGCTCTACCTCGGCTTCATCACGCtcttcggcgccgccgcggtggccgtCTCGCTGATGCCGGTGTTCGAGAAGCCCGAGCTGCGGTGGGCGCGCGCCGGCCTGTTCGCGTGCATGGGCATGTCAGGACTCGTTCCAATCGTGCACAAGATGCTCGTGTTCggggcgcgcccggaggcggTGCTCACCACGGGCTACGAGATGGTCATGGGGGCGTTCTACCTCGCCGGCGTGGTGGTGTACGCCACCAGGGTGCCGGAGCGGTGGATGCCGGGGAAGTTCGACCTCGCCGGCCACAGCCACCAGCTGTTCCACGTGCTCGTCATCGCCGGCGCCTACGCGCACTACCTGGCCGGAGTGGTCTACCTCAGCTGGAGGGACGGGGAAGCTTGCTGA